In Colletotrichum higginsianum IMI 349063 chromosome 1, whole genome shotgun sequence, the DNA window TTTTCGAATATCGAGTGCAGGACGGTCTCGCCCCCGACGACCGAGACCGCGTCTGTTACGTCAAAGGGCCAGTTGACGCTGACGTTGGACGAAAAGTGAGGAGAGAATACCGGGTGTGACAGTTGTTCTGACCTTTCCACGAGAACATGACGCACGCCCGGCCTGGACGAGTGTCAGCGGGCGTGTCTGGACCAAAAAGTAATGTCATTTTTGCCGTACCATGGAATGTTATCCAGCCAAATCGGGTGCTTGGTTACAACTTGCGTCACTGTCGGCCGTAGCCAGGCTGGTAGAGCAATGTAATGGTCTCTGTCGAGTGATACAAGCCACTAAACAACAATCACAGACAGATACACTTATTAGTGCGTTTGTTTCTCCTTGGATGTTCCCATGGTGGAACTGTTTACCTTTATCGTCAGGCTCATGACGTAGAAGAAGGCCAGCCTTTCCGGTCTCTTGAGTCCGGGGAATGTTGCCAGGACCTTGGACAACAGAGCACTCAGCGGGTGCAAAGACGCGGCGGATGCCTCGTCGAAGAGCGCCTTGACCGACGGCCTGGGATCTCCAAGCACAACCTCGAGCGCAGCCCCTCGGGACACCATTGCCCTGCGCGAAGCCACAAAGTCCGAAAGGATGTGATCTAGCGGGCATGTGGGAGGCAAGTGAAGGGGGGCGATGAGGTGTGCTGCAGCATGGCCACGCGTAGTCTGTGGGAATGGGCTCGGAGGgtctccgtcgtcggcgccgccgccgccgccgagcctCGAGATGCGAGAAACGGGCCCTCGCCACATGGAGCATTCTATCCGTAGGTCGTTTGACAAAACAGCGGGTGACCCGCTGGGGGGTGGGCTACTCGGAGAGGAGGAGCCTGCATCCATCTGACGATCCGTCAAAGCCTCGccgaacgacgacgacgacgacgggtggAGCGCATTGGAACCTGAACCTCTGGCACCGTTGTTGAGCAACTGGAGCAACAAATTCCTGTGCTCGCATAATGCCGACAACCGCTGATCTTTTAGGTTAGACATCTCTTGCGCGTGCGCAAGCTGCTGTTCGAGGTCTGAGATGCGATCCTTGGTCCTTTGCCGGAAAGCCCGCTGAGCCATTCGGTCGACGTTGCGCTTCCGCTGCACCTGTTCTTCGCTGAGGGCCTCTACCGCCCTGACGCGCTTTGCCCGGCGACCTTGATTGCCGGCGATGGGCTCCATGACTGGGGGAGCCCGGCGATATTGTCCTTTCGCTTACTGGGTGTTGCTGCTTTCTGCCTCGGAAACGGGAGATGGGGCTGGCTGCTGGGAAGAATCGGTCAGGTCAATGACACAAGAAGAGACTGGGAAGAGGGAAGATAATTAGGTAGTTAAAAGGGGCATGACAGTGCATTGCAGGAGGAGACGGTTTGTTTACCCACCCACCCTATCGAGCTGCTTGATAAGAATGTGTGGCATTAGTCATGTCCAACTGACTCCTTTGCCATCTTTTCTTTACCTTTGGTGGCTCA includes these proteins:
- a CDS encoding BZIP transcription factor, with translation MEPIAGNQGRRAKRVRAVEALSEEQVQRKRNVDRMAQRAFRQRTKDRISDLEQQLAHAQEMSNLKDQRLSALCEHRNLLLQLLNNGARGSGSNALHPSSSSSFGEALTDRQMDAGSSSPSSPPPSGSPAVLSNDLRIECSMWRGPVSRISRLGGGGGADDGDPPSPFPQTTRGHAAAHLIAPLHLPPTCPLDHILSDFVASRRAMVSRGAALEVVLGDPRPSVKALFDEASAASLHPLSALLSKVLATFPGLKRPERLAFFYVMSLTIKWLVSLDRDHYIALPAWLRPTVTQVVTKHPIWLDNIPWPGVRHVLVERSEQLSHPVFSPHFSSNVSVNWPFDVTDAVSVVGGETVLHSIFEKHVRNLKNWTMSPEFMARFPEMAASVVSLE